In Debaryomyces hansenii CBS767 chromosome A complete sequence, a genomic segment contains:
- a CDS encoding DEHA2D17996p (similar to uniprot|P32796 Saccharomyces cerevisiae YML042W CAT2 Carnitine acetyl-CoA transferase present in both mitochondria and peroxisomes transfers activated acetyl groups to carnitine to form acetylcarnitine which can be shuttled across membranes): MNIDSKTMLKTIRMNKMPVSMKQFSTSSLKGDLFKYQKDLPKLPVPGLQDTANKYVRSVEPFLTKEQLQRTNAKISDFTKPGGSGEVLQQRLVEFAQGKDNWLAEWWDDYAYMSYRDPVVPYVSYFFSHKDINNAIGKDQLLKASLIAYYTLEFMESVQSETLEPEIIKGNPFCMNAFKYMFNNSRVPAENSDITKMYEGSEHRYFTVIIKNHFYKVYHHTKDGQQLSKADIYKQLQYIFQDVTNKPSGSPIGALTSLNRDEWLNSYNSLTKSPINNASLESIYASSFVICLDDNNPITIEEKSRNCWHGDGQNRFFDKPLEFFISSNGNSGFLGEHSKMDATPTVQLNNFVYSQLAKENPATVLSEIANDTKQLTDLQVEAIPQVLQFDINPVVRNEINQAVVKFNETISSLDQETFQYFGYGKNLIKQFKVSPDAYVQMLMQLAYFKMTGKIRPTYESAATRKYLKGRTETGRPVSVESAAFVKTWTDNNATTEDKVAAFQAACKQHVKYLGDAADGKGVDRHLFGLKQMLKPNEPVPEIFTDDVYGYSSSWYLSTSQIPSEYFQSWGFSQVTDDGFGLAYLINSDWLNVHISCRKGNGLRSDVLKWYLVESANEMKQILTSNLAPKAKL; encoded by the coding sequence atgaatattGATTCGAAAACAATGCTTAAGACTATCAGAATGAACAAAATGCCAGTGTCAATGAAACAATTTTCCACGTCTTCCTTGAAAGGGGACTTATTCAAATACCAAAAGGATTTACCAAAATTGCCGGTTCCTGGGTTGCAGGATACTGCTAATAAATATGTGAGATCCGTGGAGCCATTTTTGACCAAGGAACAGTTGCAGAGAACTAATGCCAAAATTAGCGACTTTACAAAACCAGGTGGGAGTGGTGAAGTGTTGCAACAGCGTTTGGTTGAATTTGCGCAAGGAAAGGATAACTGGCTTGCGGAATGGTGGGATGATTATGCCTACATGTCTTATAGAGATCCAGTTGTGCCATATGTGTCGTACTTTTTCTCGCACAAGGACATCAACAACGCTATTGGAAAGGACCAATTGTTAAAGGCATCGTTGATTGCTTACTACACGCTTGAGTTCATGGAGCTGGTTCAAAGCGAGACTTTGGAGCCTGAAATTATCAAGGGCAATCCATTCTGTATGAATGCCTTCAAATACATGTTTAACAACTCGAGGGTTCCAGCAGAGAATTCCGATATTACCAAGATGTACGAGGGATCTGAACACAGATATTTTACTGTTATTATCAAGAATCACTTTTACAAGGTCTACCACCATACTAAGGATGGTCAACAATTAAGCAAAGCCGACATTTACAAGCAAttgcaatatattttcCAGGATGTCACAAACAAGCCAAGCGGTTCACCAATTGGTGCATTGACTTCACTCAATAGAGATGAATGGTTAAACTCTTACAACAGCTTGACCAAGTCACCAATCAACAATGCGTCATTGGAATCGATTTATGCTTCATCATTTGTCATTTGCTTGGACGACAACAACCCAATTactattgaagaaaaatctAGAAACTGCTGGCACGGTGATGGTCAAAATAGATTTTTTGACAAGCcattagaatttttcattagtaGCAATGGTAACTCTGGATTTTTAGGTGAACACTCTAAGATGGATGCCACCCCAACTGTGCAATTAAATAACTTTGTTTACTCTCAATTGGCGAAAGAAAATCCGGCTACCGTATTATCTGAAATTGCCAATGATACCAAGCAATTGACTGATTTACAAGTCGAAGCTATTCCTCAAGTCTTACAATTTGACATTAACCCAGTCGttagaaatgaaattaaccAGGCTGTCgtcaaatttaatgaaaccATTTCCTCTCTTGATCAAGAAACATTCCAATACTTCGGTTACGGTAAGAACTTAATTAAGCAATTTAAGGTTTCTCCAGATGCTTATGTTCAGATGTTAATGCAATTGGCTTACTTTAAGATGACAGGTAAGATCAGGCCAACTTACGAATCAGCTGCTACtagaaaatatttgaagggAAGAACAGAAACTGGTAGACCAGTTTCTGTCGAATCTGCCGCTTTCGTTAAGACTTGGACTGATAATAATGCTACTACCGAAGACAAAGTTGCTGCTTTCCAAGCTGCTTGTAAGCAACACGTCAAGTACTTAGGTGATGCTGCTGATGGTAAGGGTGTTGACCGTCACTTGTTTGGTTTAAAGCAAATGTTGAAGCCAAATGAACCCGTTCCAGAAATCTTTACTGACGATGTCTACGGCTACTCTTCATCTTGGTACCTTTCCACTTCTCAAATTCCTTCTGAATACTTCCAAAGTTGGGGTTTCTCTCAAGTTACAGATGATGGTTTTGGATTAGCATACTTAATTAACTCAGATTGGTTAAACGTTCATATTTCTTGCAGAAAGGGTAACGGATTGAGATCCGATGTCTTAAAGTGGTACTTAGTTGAATCTGCTAACGAAATGAAACAGATCTTGACTTCAAATTTAGCTCCTAAAGCAAAATTATGA
- a CDS encoding DEHA2D18018p (highly similar to uniprot|Q5TKR0 Debaryomyces hansenii (STRAIN NBRC 0855) gcs Ceramide glucosyltransferase), producing MSVDIETLSSSRLITGVIFLIWYIIILIVSYRGFFEIRSKFTRPSEFKVSDDTLEAVSIIRPIKGVDPELSSCLESSFQQNYPREKLQILFCIDNPADESIPIIQKLIERYPDVNATILVSQGYNFDTRRSIEHFGPNPKVNNLSKGFLNADHDILWIMDSNVWASPNILRNSIKALNEDTNNGIPNTSNREIKLVHHVPLALSVNPSTDTDSDSEYTLSPVNSTGQYKKRFLKKLGAKLDEMFMLTSHSKFYVSLNNLAVAPCVNGKSNIYRKSDLDLAVAKIPSLNSAFFSSNSVLSDAKYYTSLGPGNSLKLFSRYIGEDNMIAICLWENLFSRTGLTGDFVIQPLSGADNTVNDYITRRVRWLRVRKYMVLMATLIEPSTESIVCGLFGTYAISTLLWHTWFNWKFFLFHISIWVLTDYTQYYTFIKNISEADYQLNWLQRSKLPPLTRSFRKWFYIWVMREVLALPIWIMAMCGHEIDWRGRPFKIKKDLTAEEL from the coding sequence ATGTCGGTGGATATAGAAACGTTGTCTAGCAGCCGATTGATAACAGGGGTGATTTTTCTTATATGgtacattattatattgatagTTTCGTATCGAggattttttgaaattcgaAGCAAGTTCACTAGGCCGTCGGAATTTAAGGTGAGTGATGACACGCTCGAGGCCGTTAGTATAATACGTCCAATTAAGGGAGTGGATCCTGAGTTGAGTTCCTGCTTGGAATCGTCATTTCAGCAGAATTATCCTCGGGAGAAGTTGCAAATCTTGTTCTGCATCGATAATCCTGCCGATGAGTCTATACCCATCATCCAGAAATTGATAGAGAGATATCCAGACGTGAATGCGACGATTTTGGTGTCACAGGGgtataattttgatacGAGACGGTCGATTGAACATTTTGGACCGAATCCCAAGGTCAACAACTTATCCAAAGGGTTTTTGAATGCAGACCATGACATATTATGGATCATGGACTCGAATGTGTGGGCTTCACCTAATATTTTACGAAACTCGATAAAGGCACTCAATGAGGATACTAACAACGGCATACCTAACACGAGTAACAGAGAGATCAAATTGGTGCACCATGTGCCCTTGGCATTGAGTGTTAATCCTAGCACCGATACTGATAGTGATCTGGAATATACTTTGAGTCCTGTCAACTCGACAGGTCAGTATAAGAAGAGATTCTTGAAAAAACTTGGGGCTAAATTGGATGAAATGTTCATGTTAACGTCGCACCTGAAATTCTACGTGTCGTTGAATAACCTTGCGGTGGCTCCATGCGTTAATGGGAAGTCAAATATCTACAGAAAATCAGATTTAGACCTTGCTGTTGCCAAAATTCCGTCTCTCAACTCAGCCTTTTTTTCATCCAACTCAGTGCTATCGgatgcaaaatattatacCTCGTTGGGACCTGGGAATTCTCTCAAATTATTCTCTCGTTATATCGGAGAAGATAATATGATTGCTATATGTCTTTGGGAAAATTTGTTTAGCAGAACTGGACTAACAGGTGATTTTGTTATCCAACCCTTAAGTGGAGCCGATAACACGGTCAATGATTATATCACTAGAAGAGTCAGATGGTTACGTGTTAGAAAATACATGGTCTTGATGGCTACGCTAATTGAACCAAGTACCGAGTCAATTGTTTGCGGGTTATTTGGTACATACGCTATCTCTACCTTATTGTGGCATACGTGGTTTAATTGGAAGTTTTTCCTCTTTCATATCTCGATCTGGGTGCTAACTGATTACACACAATACTATACTTTTATTAAGAATATATCAGAAGCAGATTACCAATTGAATTGGCTACAAAGATCAAAATTACCTCCATTAACTAGATCTTTCCGTAAATGGTTTTATATTTGGGTTATGAGAGAAGTTTTGGCGTTGCCTATATGGATAATGGCTATGTGTGGCCATGAAATCGATTGGAGAGGCAGACCATTCAAGATCAAGAAAGATTTGACTgctgaagaattataa
- a CDS encoding DEHA2D18040p (similar to CA3246|IPF15830 Candida albicans IPF15830 unknown function): MLVEEVPKTTNSNSTTVYFSSSINLSARPSSYSFKQQDNSQDQDDSGNANNANRHNKSRPKVNYNLNHLMNAQTQANDTSAYSGPLKSSQQIQLERIITKRLNELNKESATNTFEIPKNFTFQNANASGDKRKARQGNTPTTKKILSSRRNLNSYFEEERNLISINSILSLNYQFIDQIDATSEDKSSTKKRKLNERAFKPRLRLCCICGSNCSYARCTNCGLFACSVKCNKLHEDSRCN, translated from the coding sequence ATGTTAGTAGAGGAGGTTCCGAAGACTACGAATTCGAATAGCACGACGGTGTATTTCTCGTCATCGATTAATCTCAGTGCCAGGCCATCTTCGTACTCGTTCAAGCAGCAAGATAACAGTCAAGACCAAGACGACTCTGGGAATGCAAACAACGCTAATAGACACAATAAGAGTAGACCCAAGGTGAATTATAACTTGAATCATTTGATGAATGCACAGACTCAGGCCAATGACACATCTGCTTATTCTGGTCCTTTAAAGTCATCGCAACAAATCCAACtagaaagaataataacTAAAAGattgaatgaattgaaCAAAGAATCCGCCACCAACACGTTCGAAATACCTAAGAACTTCACATTTCAAAATGCCAACGCCAGCGGTGATAAGAGAAAGGCGAGACAGGGAAATACGCCTACTACGAAGAAAATCTTATCTTCTCGTAGAAATTTGAATCTGTACTTTGAAGAAGAGCGAAATTTGATATCCATAAACTCAATCTTGAGCCTCAATTACCAATTCATTGACCAAATAGATGCAACCAGTGAAGACAAATCAAGtacaaagaaaagaaaattaaatgaaagGGCATTCAAGCCTCGATTAAGATTATGTTGTATATGTGGGTCGAATTGTAGTTACGCAAGATGCACAAATTGTGGATTATTCGCCTGCAGTGTTAAATGTAATAAATTGCATGAAGACCTGAGGTgtaattaa
- a CDS encoding DEHA2D18062p (similar to uniprot|O60200 Saccharomyces cerevisiae YKL053C-A MDM35 Mitochondrial Distribution and Morphology) translates to MGNIMSVSFAPECTEAKNQYDDCFNKWYTEKFLQGKSLENECTELWDSYITCVNTALATQKIKPMLDKAREDQPFSSEEIRQSAGTGDSKPDTKR, encoded by the coding sequence ATGGGAAATATCATGTCCGTCTCATTTGCTCCAGAATGCACGGAGGCTAAAAACCAGTATGATGACTGCTTTAACAAATGGTACACGGAAAAATTTTTACAAGGTAAATCgttagaaaatgaatgtACTGAATTATGGGATTCTTATATCACATGTGTTAACACCGCATTGGCCACGCAGAAGATAAAGCCAATGTTGGATAAGGCCAGAGAAGATCAACCATTTTCATCAGAGGAAATCAGACAGAGTGCTGGAACAGGGGATTCGAAACCGGACACCAAACGCTGA
- a CDS encoding DEHA2D18084p (similar to CA3248|IPF15834 Candida albicans IPF15834 unknown function) — protein sequence MKRYSIAPSSSRRKSTINPNLNLKGDDNIDGESATLELERLEQEITLVLQEIDKNLSKSNAVINDKIFPILKKYAGSSSNVWNNVNFWKYFLEQAANVELTSYEAPANMNTDLNTIANSKNNFLISDDEEAEDGENAVPEHREGASEGAEPIQQFKKPMLKGFNTVEETPTWSTGEQNAPPHQYNMQASTPQLKQRSSFIHNQKPNLGKTTNDRLQSTHTLAPTLSSEEQSSMNTKSPQKLASPPVVTHTIRQSLDNYHKISISPRKPQRSMHRTPIREGGMSEDVRRRSSLIQNLIDSSPTLPEPPVLLSERGYLNSGSNSNGENGSKESSESKDLGRLSPILLPPKSTPGRQNRRSDSENTMQRFPRTPNFTPSGSREDGAGIDIMRTPLGVRIRYGEDDSDLPPPELQNVPSVNDRSNNDDNNSGTRNEVDEDEVPLPDLETIELPNSNKKRRSSSTRKHDDKKRQSILPGDDDDQNVFLDNTSNKQNNSAHTIYHSMINNQDTSQNQSKDNTANQSKNSNQSNSRSISYLFEEVLYNTKINNKGDTNNPDNQPNSQARNLFDSFNDQAKQNEVAANDTSDQTGNSTSELGSLLGERFKNFTNYTQSMGQ from the coding sequence ATGAAGAGGTATTCAATTGCCCCATCTTCTTCACGTCGGAAGTCGACGATAAATCCcaatttaaatttgaaaggAGATGACAATATAGATGGAGAATCAGCTACCTTGGAGCTAGAAAGACTAGAACAAGAAATCACGTTAGTATTACAAGAAATAGATAAAAATTTGTCGAAATCCAATGCAGTGATTAACGATAAGATATTCCCAATTTTAAAGAAGTATGCAGGGTCGTCGTCGAATGTATGGAATAATGTAAATTTTTGGAAGTATTTCTTAGAACAAGCGGCCAATGTGGAGTTGACAAGCTACGAGGCACCGGCGAATATGAATACTGATTTGAATACAATCGCCAATTcgaaaaataattttttgatactggatgatgaagaagcagaagacGGTGAAAATGCGGTTCCCGAACATCGCGAGGGTGCTAGCGAGGGTGCAGAGCCAATACAACAATTCAAGAAGCCAATGCTCAAGGGGTTCAACACTGTTGAAGAAACACCAACTTGGTCAACCGGAGAACAGAATGCGCCTCCACATCAGTATAATATGCAAGCATCGACACCGCAGTTGAAACAGAGGTCGTCGTTTATACATAACCAAAAACCGAACCTTGGAAAGACAACTAATGATCGCCTTCAATCGACACATACCTTAGCACCGACATTATCGAGCGAAGAGCAGTCATCCATGAATACTAAATCTCCACAAAAGCTTGCATCACCTCCTGTAGTGACACATACCATAAGACAATCGCTAGATAACTACCATAAAATATCGATATCGCCTAGAAAGCCTCAAAGATCTATGCATCGGACACCAATAAGGGAAGGAGGTATGTCTGAAGATGTCAGACGCAGGTCATCTTTaatacagaatttaattgattcttCACCTACGTTACCGGAACCACCAGTATTGTTATCCGAAAGGGGCTATTTGAATAGTGGCAGCAATAGTAACGGAGAGAATGGGTCTAAAGAATCGTCCGAATCCAAGGATTTAGGTAGGCTATCTCCCATTTTATTACCCCCTAAGTCTACGCCTGGAAGGCAAAACAGAAGATCCGATTCCGAAAATACGATGCAACGATTCCCACGAACTCCAAATTTCACGCCTTCTGGAAGTAGGGAGGACGGAGCAGGTATAGATATAATGAGAACGCCATTAGGTGTGAGAATAAGGTACGGAGAAGATGACAGTGATCTACCACCTCCTGAATTGCAGAACGTTCCAAGCGTAAATGACcgttcaaataatgatgacaATAATCTGGGAACCAGAAATGAGGtagatgaagacgaagtACCATTACCAGATCTTGAAACAATAGAATTACCAAATAGTAACAAGAAAAGGCGTCTGTCAAGCACAAGAAAACATGATGACAAGAAGAGACAGAGTATACTTCCAGGCGACGATGACGACCAAAACGTCTTCTTGGACAATACTTCCAACAAGCAGAATAACTCAGCGCATACCATATACCATTCGATGATAAATAATCAGGATACACTGCAAAACCAATCCAAGGATAACACCGCTAATCAATCGAAGAACTCCAATCAATCTAATTCCAGATCCATCTCATATTTGTTCGAAGAAGTTCTATACAATaccaaaataaataataaaggtGATACTAATAATCCAGATAATCAACCCAACTCGCAAGCTAGAAACTTGTTTGATAGTTTCAATGATCAGGCTAAGCAAAATGAAGTCGCAGCAAATGACACTTCTGATCAGACTGGAAATTCTACATCCGAACTAGGGTCCTTGCTTGGCGAACGCTTTAAGAATTTCACGAACTATACTCAAAGTATGGGTCAATGA
- a CDS encoding DEHA2D18106p (similar to CA2240|CaCRD2 Candida albicans CaCRD2 Cu-binding metallothionein), which produces MTCSAKECICAKNSTCSCGEQPALKCTCEKASVENVIPEVGNACACGKRSKSGCTCGASGHCEVSREGEIDFTNVK; this is translated from the coding sequence ATGACTTGCTCCGCTAAAGAATGTATTTGTGCTAAGAACTCCACTTGCTCTTGTGGTGAACAACCAGCTTTAAAATGTACCTGTGAGAAGGCTTCAGTTGAAAACGTTATTCCAGAAGTCGGAAATGCTTGTGCTTGTGGTAAAAGATCAAAGAGCGGCTGCACCTGCGGCGCCAGTGGACACTGTGAAGTCAGCAGAGAAggtgaaattgatttcacTAACGTTAAATAA
- a CDS encoding DEHA2D18128p (similar to SGD|S000007605 uniprot|Q3E785 Saccharomyces cerevisiae YDR379C-A Hypothetical ORF), which yields MARLSGLQREVLKLYRACIRSVKTKPEQNREHWRLYIREEFGKHRHLPKKSFSVIEHLIRVGHRRYEMYSNPNIKDIH from the coding sequence ATGGCACGTTTATCAGGGTTACAGAGAGAGGTTTTGAAGCTATATCGTGCGTGTATACGGTCAGTTAAGACTAAACCGGAGCAGAATAGAGAACATTGGAGATTATACATCAGGGAAGAATTCGGTAAGCACAGACATCTTCCTAAGAAGCTGTTCAGTGTTATTGAACATTTAATCCGGGTGGGCCATAGAAGGTATGAAATGTACCTGAACccaaatattaaagatataCATTAG